In Methanosarcinales archaeon, the following proteins share a genomic window:
- the moaA gene encoding GTP 3',8-cyclase MoaA translates to MESNILIDTYNRKITSLRVSITSQCNLNCFYCHNEGQSGHESDMSADLITNIINTAASLGVKRVKFSGGEPLLRKDFEKILADLPELNNVSATTNGVLLSKRAAGLKAAGLDRVNISLDTLDPKVYSKICGCNGNTHQKVLDGIYAAVDAGLIPVKLNLVMLKGLNSDELDDMIEFIRRFNGDVILQIIEPMDFGSVQHVSMDDIEKKLISRASSVTERKMHRRKKYLIDGSEVELVRPIDNSEFCANCNRLRVTADGKLKPCLLKNDNLVDVSNACEHDLPSLFIQAAKRREPFYKGN, encoded by the coding sequence ATGGAGTCCAATATTCTCATTGATACATATAATCGTAAAATAACATCCTTACGGGTATCGATAACCAGTCAATGCAATCTTAATTGCTTTTACTGTCATAATGAAGGACAGAGCGGGCATGAATCAGATATGAGTGCTGACCTCATTACCAACATAATAAATACTGCTGCGAGTCTGGGTGTAAAACGGGTAAAATTTTCTGGTGGTGAGCCCCTGTTGAGAAAAGATTTCGAAAAAATACTTGCTGATCTTCCTGAATTAAATAATGTATCTGCCACCACAAACGGAGTGTTATTATCCAAAAGAGCTGCAGGGCTAAAAGCTGCAGGGTTGGACAGGGTAAATATAAGTCTGGATACCTTAGACCCGAAAGTTTATTCAAAGATATGTGGATGTAATGGGAATACCCACCAGAAAGTTCTGGATGGAATCTATGCAGCTGTAGATGCGGGTCTGATTCCTGTTAAACTGAATCTTGTAATGCTCAAGGGTTTAAATTCAGATGAACTTGATGATATGATCGAATTTATTAGAAGATTTAACGGGGACGTTATCCTGCAGATAATAGAACCGATGGATTTCGGCAGTGTACAACATGTGAGTATGGATGATATTGAAAAGAAATTGATTTCCAGGGCATCCAGTGTCACAGAGAGGAAAATGCACCGCAGGAAGAAATATCTGATAGATGGCTCGGAAGTTGAACTTGTGAGGCCTATTGATAATTCGGAATTTTGTGCCAACTGTAACCGTTTAAGGGTGACTGCCGATGGAAAATTGAAACCCTGCTTATTGAAGAACGACAACCTTGTGGATGTGAGCAATGCCTGTGAACATGATCTTCCCTCATTATTTATCCAGGCTGCAAAAAGACGGGAACCCTTCTATAAAGGAAATTAG
- a CDS encoding stage II sporulation protein M translates to MKETFYNTIIGPQKQEMLIYLKSLRPYFILTCIVFLLGIIAGYLFAIYQFDIVNELINEFQKKIDIVSGASHFEIMLFIFSNNAMVNFVLIISGIFFSIPSILIVLTNGILIGIVFFQFASQYGFLLVFITLIPHGIIEIPITFTSASIGMKLGVRIFQKIFQIKQVDLKYEFLNAIRIYLIVIIPLIFIAAIIETYFTTMVLDFLLSIN, encoded by the coding sequence ATGAAAGAAACTTTTTATAACACCATAATCGGTCCGCAAAAACAGGAAATGTTAATTTACCTGAAATCTTTGCGACCATATTTTATTCTTACCTGTATTGTGTTTTTGTTGGGTATCATAGCCGGTTATTTATTTGCCATCTACCAGTTTGATATTGTGAATGAGCTTATAAATGAATTTCAAAAAAAAATTGATATTGTTTCTGGTGCATCCCATTTTGAAATTATGCTTTTTATTTTTTCTAATAATGCAATGGTAAATTTCGTTTTGATAATTTCCGGGATATTCTTTAGTATCCCATCAATTTTAATAGTCCTGACGAATGGGATCCTTATTGGAATTGTATTTTTTCAATTTGCCTCCCAATATGGTTTCTTATTAGTGTTTATCACTTTGATCCCTCATGGTATAATCGAAATTCCCATAACATTTACAAGCGCAAGTATCGGTATGAAACTGGGTGTACGTATCTTTCAAAAAATATTTCAAATAAAACAAGTAGACCTTAAATATGAATTTCTAAATGCTATCAGGATCTATCTTATTGTGATCATTCCGTTGATATTCATTGCGGCAATCATAGAGACATATTTCACAACAATGGTCCTTGATTTCCTGCTTTCTATTAACTAA
- a CDS encoding DUF63 family protein: MGTLQAVQDFVFQYYINPIISDDGYNPVNTITWAIILGISIFGIMKLLEKMKVEADWEFIKVIIPYVVAGSILRVFEDADMFVPPVQYLFITPPIYLLMFVITVGLLFLSVKLRDLGVVDDWKKAFGAAGILWAVINLGILLLKENIVNPAALVFIPALAVGVTALIYLIAKKTGNTMFTQRINISIILVHMLDASSTFYGVDFLNYIEKHVVPTFMIDLTGTASIMLPLKLLIFIPVIYILDTRFEEDEESRKLKDLMKLIIIVLGLAPATRNTISMLFAA, from the coding sequence ATGGGGACTTTGCAAGCGGTACAGGATTTTGTTTTTCAATATTACATTAATCCAATTATTTCTGATGATGGTTACAATCCTGTAAACACCATAACCTGGGCAATAATACTCGGAATATCCATTTTTGGTATAATGAAATTGCTTGAAAAAATGAAAGTAGAAGCTGATTGGGAATTCATAAAGGTGATTATTCCTTATGTAGTTGCAGGTTCTATATTAAGGGTCTTTGAAGATGCAGACATGTTCGTACCACCTGTTCAATACCTGTTCATTACCCCACCAATTTATCTATTGATGTTTGTCATAACTGTAGGTCTACTTTTCCTATCTGTTAAGCTAAGGGATCTTGGCGTAGTGGATGATTGGAAAAAAGCATTTGGTGCAGCTGGAATATTATGGGCTGTTATCAATCTGGGAATTCTGTTATTAAAGGAGAACATCGTCAATCCCGCTGCTTTAGTTTTCATACCTGCATTAGCAGTTGGAGTTACTGCATTAATATACCTTATAGCTAAAAAAACCGGGAACACTATGTTCACCCAGCGTATTAATATCAGTATTATTCTGGTACACATGCTGGATGCTTCATCTACTTTCTACGGAGTGGATTTTCTAAATTATATAGAAAAACATGTTGTTCCTACATTTATGATAGACCTGACAGGAACTGCCAGTATCATGCTGCCCCTAAAACTTTTAATATTCATACCAGTAATATATATTCTTGACACACGTTTCGAAGAGGATGAGGAATCGAGGAAACTTAAAGACCTGATGAAATTAATAATAATTGTTTTGGGTTTGGCACCGGCTACCAGAAATACAATAAGTATGTTATTTGCAGCATGA